TGCAAAAAGATTCACAAATGCAAAGGATGATGCAATGAGTCCGGCGAGCGTAGCTGTCATAATATAACTTCCATCTCCGCCAGTTAATTGGGAAAACGTTGTTTCGAAAAACATGGGTAACATGGAAACCACCGCAAGCTCCGAACCAAAATTCGCGAAATAAGTGCTATTGAGTGCAGCCACACTTGACCAATGATATTTTTCTTCTTCCGGAACGCCTGCTTTTAAAAAGGGCAGATTTATTTGCAGTGTTTTGGCTACATGTGCAATATAAATCAACGCCAACACACCATACACCATGGTCAAAATGTCAGAAGAGATAAGTGGGATTCCATCTACCTTAATTCCGCCAATTCGCCAGGCTAAAACGCCCATGGCTCCAACCAATGGAAATGACCACACAATATATTGAACCAAATCCCCATAAGACGTTACCATCATGGGTTCGGTCTTTTTCGTCTTTGCGATGGGTCGGTCAGCAGAATGATCTTTTACCAAGAAATAATACATTATGCCGTAAACAAAGGATACTGCTGCATTCAAAATCATGGCATATCGCCACGCATCTTCACCAAACCCAAGCGTATCTCTGAATACAGAAATGGCAATCCAAGGCAACGTCATGGCTGCCCAAGCGGAACCAAAATTTCCCCAACCGGCATAAAATCCTTCGGCTCTGCCAATCATTTTGGGCGGAAACCAGTTGGCAACCATTTTAATTCCAACTACAAAACCGGCACCAATGGAACCCAAAATCAATCTGGAAACCAGCAGTTGCGTAAAGGAATCACCCAAGGCAAATAGCCAAGCAGGAATCGCCATAAGAACCATTAGACCTGAAAAAACAATTCTCGGGCCGTAGCGGTCAATGAGCGCTCCGATGATTATTCGTGCGGGAATGGTTAAAGCAACATTACTTATTGCCAACACTTTCAAATGTTCTCGTGTGAGCCATCCAACATTTTTCAGCATGGTTGTCGCCAATGGTGCCATATTAAACCAGACATAAAATGTGATGAAAAAGGCAATCCATGTAAAATGCAGGACTCTAATTCGCTCTTTTCCAAAGTCGAGTAATTCCGGTATGGGTCGCTTATTGTTTCCGTTAGTCATAATAACTCCTTGATTGTGTTTCTAAACTATAAATTTTTTGAGCTTCTAATTGATTTGCGATTCCAATTCCAGCGAACCACTTGGGGTTTGCGCCAAAGGTATGGATTGGGTAAAACTAAAATGTGCACCAAGCGCGTGTATGGGAATAAAAGGAGAATCGAAAATGCACCAATAATGTGCAATTTTATCGGAAAAGGTAAAGCAACAACATAGGACAAATCCGGGCTCAATTTAAAGACAGACCATAAATAGGGTGCCAACGACGATGCAAACCAGCTTGAGCCCCAGCGATGAAAATAAGCCGTGTATAATCCGCTTAAAACTTGAATTGCTAATATGCCCAAAACCATCCAATCTGCAGATGATGTTACAAACTTTGCACGAGCGTTTGTATTTCTTCTCGAAACCATATTGATTAAACCAACGAGCGTCATGAGTCCAAAAATAAACATGGCAATTTCCATGATATAAAGACGAGCTGGAACACTATTCCACCACAAAACAGTTTCCGGAACCAAAAACCAAAGAAAATGAGCCGTAAGCACAGCAATAATTCCATAATGAAACGGAACTAATCCCCAAAAATGTTGACGGTTTTCCAAAAACTGGGAAGACAAACTTGAATAGGTAAATGCCTTTGAGCGGTACCGCTGTATGGTAACGACAAAAAAAGTGAAGAGTGTTACATACGGAAAAAGCTGAAAGAAAAATGTATCAAAATATGTTTGAAATTGTTCCATTTTGCTTAATTCTCCTGTGTTTCGGTTTGGTGCGAAAGGACACCATAAATAAATTGAATTAAATGTTTATACGGACTTTCCGTATCTCCGAAGCCTTTGATAATTTTTTCCGTGGCAGGAATAACGCGTGTTTGGACGAATTCATTTCTATCATCTTCTTCCATTTTCGGCAAGACCGATAAAATATGAGTCAAATGGTCCGGCAATTCTGATGTTTCGGGGATACCAAATTCTCGAAGCATTTCTCGCACACGAACCATAAATACACCTCGCTCATAGTT
Above is a genomic segment from Candidatus Neomarinimicrobiota bacterium containing:
- a CDS encoding MFS transporter; amino-acid sequence: MTNGNNKRPIPELLDFGKERIRVLHFTWIAFFITFYVWFNMAPLATTMLKNVGWLTREHLKVLAISNVALTIPARIIIGALIDRYGPRIVFSGLMVLMAIPAWLFALGDSFTQLLVSRLILGSIGAGFVVGIKMVANWFPPKMIGRAEGFYAGWGNFGSAWAAMTLPWIAISVFRDTLGFGEDAWRYAMILNAAVSFVYGIMYYFLVKDHSADRPIAKTKKTEPMMVTSYGDLVQYIVWSFPLVGAMGVLAWRIGGIKVDGIPLISSDILTMVYGVLALIYIAHVAKTLQINLPFLKAGVPEEEKYHWSSVAALNSTYFANFGSELAVVSMLPMFFETTFSQLTGGDGSYIMTATLAGLIASSFAFVNLFARPLGGLLSDTMKNRKKTMLIYMFGIAMGFLGMAHIGEWGPVVNGVQTVVPMFDGMSWLIVSIVITVMASMFVQGAEGATFAVIPMINKKMTGQIAGMAGAYGNVGAVIYLVTYSLVDAKTFFFIIAGGAFLSFFYCWAFLEEPKGSFAEE
- the narI gene encoding respiratory nitrate reductase subunit gamma; the protein is MEQFQTYFDTFFFQLFPYVTLFTFFVVTIQRYRSKAFTYSSLSSQFLENRQHFWGLVPFHYGIIAVLTAHFLWFLVPETVLWWNSVPARLYIMEIAMFIFGLMTLVGLINMVSRRNTNARAKFVTSSADWMVLGILAIQVLSGLYTAYFHRWGSSWFASSLAPYLWSVFKLSPDLSYVVALPFPIKLHIIGAFSILLLFPYTRLVHILVLPNPYLWRKPQVVRWNWNRKSIRSSKNL